A single genomic interval of Candidatus Bathyarchaeota archaeon harbors:
- a CDS encoding YkgJ family cysteine cluster protein, translated as MQFVPWQNVADWHCRACGYCCKLYSVVLGFPEWLRLTKTFGSETTVAGLDRFYIKRCSDGSCAFLCSNSHQYFCALQNMKPEACKIWPFKILAEPKYGEEKHAAFDYMGHRLYVYADTMCSGLRYGVPTWEFRYTTLKEFAELALGLRQVQYKTTRTAKGSVQYGRTLFQ; from the coding sequence GTGCAGTTTGTTCCATGGCAAAACGTTGCGGATTGGCATTGCAGAGCCTGCGGTTACTGCTGTAAACTCTACAGCGTGGTCCTTGGCTTTCCAGAGTGGCTGCGGCTAACCAAGACGTTTGGCTCTGAGACCACGGTGGCGGGGTTAGACCGCTTCTACATAAAACGGTGCAGCGACGGCAGCTGCGCTTTCCTCTGCAGCAACAGCCACCAATATTTCTGTGCGCTACAGAATATGAAGCCAGAAGCATGCAAAATCTGGCCCTTCAAAATACTCGCCGAACCCAAATACGGCGAAGAAAAACATGCGGCATTCGATTACATGGGGCACAGACTCTACGTTTACGCTGATACCATGTGCAGTGGGCTGCGGTATGGTGTGCCGACATGGGAATTCCGCTATACAACGCTTAAGGAATTTGCCGAGTTAGCGCTGGGCTTGAGACAGGTACAGTACAAAACGACTCGAACCGCAAAAGGTTCGGTTCAGTATGGACGAACATTATTTCAATAA
- a CDS encoding class I SAM-dependent methyltransferase yields MFIAPFVPSPTCVVEYMLKLADLKSGEVLFDLGAGDGRTVIMAAKTFGARGVGIELREDLAKKALGAIHENGLDDRVTILNTDMFAVNLTSADVVYLYLTTSANEKVKPKLERDLKKGARVVSHDYEIVGWPPEKIETYCENPKLGYPSHTIYLYRKK; encoded by the coding sequence GTGTTTATCGCTCCGTTTGTTCCAAGCCCCACCTGCGTGGTAGAGTACATGCTTAAACTGGCGGATTTGAAGTCGGGCGAAGTCCTATTTGACCTCGGCGCGGGCGATGGGCGAACGGTGATTATGGCGGCGAAAACTTTTGGCGCCCGCGGAGTAGGCATCGAGTTGCGCGAGGACTTAGCTAAAAAAGCTCTCGGCGCAATCCACGAGAACGGCTTAGACGATCGTGTAACAATCTTAAACACTGACATGTTCGCGGTAAACTTGACTTCAGCAGACGTCGTTTACCTGTATTTGACTACAAGTGCCAACGAGAAGGTTAAACCCAAGTTGGAGCGTGACCTCAAAAAAGGCGCCCGCGTCGTCTCGCATGACTACGAGATTGTTGGTTGGCCTCCTGAGAAGATAGAGACTTACTGCGAAAACCCCAAGCTCGGTTACCCGTCGCATACGATTTATTTGTACAGAAAAAAGTAG